In Streptomyces sp. NBC_00878, a single window of DNA contains:
- a CDS encoding SpoIIE family protein phosphatase, whose translation MVDRGASALSLPDDWPAHPDPILALNHMGSFDWDLDTGIFQMDALAHEIFDVRPDEYDGRPETLNTRMPPTEGRRLDAHVSRAIKDGSENYGAYFRVRRRDGTLRWTHTQGYIRRDETGRPRRIIGIIRDATQELSEAEARRERAALDEARRQQTNVVQITTAALAHAHTVQDVIDVLKDTHGVSHLGATSLVMGLVEAGRIRLVAEGPQGSFVPGTLVTRIDEQYPMSEAVRTLTPRFIESPEEFAESYPLLWPHITGLEITSAAYLPLIVQARPIGAIGLLYNDRNGFSADERNVLVALGSSIAQSLQRAMFYEQEKDLAQGLQQAMLPRSIPSVPGADIAVRYRSGSLGRDIGGDWYDVIPLPGGRVGAVIGDVQGHDTHAAAVMGQLRIVLRAYAAEGHTPATVMARASVFLHELDTERFATCLYAEVDLSTGVMQVVRAGHIDPLVRDPDGSCRRLQVEGGLPLGLSALFGRLEYPVNTLELDPGQTLLLCTDGLVEQPGIDLDDGMQTLRALISTGPDDVRDLADRLIDVAEERGGEDDVALLLMRRLGLDAQRSGGRLQQHVGPGDPEALAESRHMIRAAVRAWGAREKADEIELVADELITNTLMHTEGSAIVTLRVLAGPDRRLRVEVEDVSSALPRRREAGESGVSGRGLLLVDRLADVWGVEARGGGKCVWCEFLVPDRE comes from the coding sequence ATGGTTGATCGGGGAGCGAGCGCCCTGTCACTCCCGGACGACTGGCCCGCCCACCCGGACCCGATCCTGGCGCTCAACCACATGGGCAGCTTCGACTGGGACCTGGACACCGGAATCTTCCAGATGGATGCCCTGGCCCACGAGATCTTCGACGTGCGCCCCGACGAATACGACGGCCGTCCCGAGACGCTGAACACCAGGATGCCGCCGACCGAGGGCCGCCGCCTCGACGCCCACGTCTCCCGGGCCATCAAGGACGGCAGCGAGAACTACGGGGCGTACTTCCGCGTCCGCCGCCGCGACGGCACCCTGCGCTGGACCCACACCCAGGGCTACATCAGGCGCGACGAGACGGGCCGCCCGCGCCGCATCATCGGCATCATCCGCGACGCCACGCAGGAACTCAGCGAGGCCGAGGCCCGCCGCGAGCGGGCCGCCCTGGATGAGGCCCGCCGCCAGCAGACGAACGTCGTCCAGATCACCACCGCGGCCCTCGCGCACGCCCACACGGTCCAGGACGTCATCGACGTCCTCAAGGACACCCACGGGGTCAGCCACCTGGGCGCGACGAGCCTCGTCATGGGCCTGGTCGAGGCCGGCCGCATCCGGCTGGTCGCCGAGGGCCCCCAGGGCAGCTTCGTGCCGGGCACGCTGGTCACCCGGATAGACGAGCAGTACCCGATGAGCGAGGCCGTGCGCACGCTCACCCCGCGCTTCATCGAGTCGCCGGAGGAGTTCGCCGAGTCGTACCCGCTGCTCTGGCCGCACATCACCGGTCTGGAGATCACCTCGGCCGCCTATCTGCCGCTCATCGTGCAGGCCAGACCCATCGGCGCCATAGGGCTGCTCTACAACGACCGCAACGGCTTCTCGGCCGACGAGCGCAACGTCCTGGTCGCGCTCGGCAGCAGCATCGCGCAGAGCCTCCAGCGGGCCATGTTCTACGAGCAGGAGAAGGACCTCGCCCAGGGCCTCCAGCAGGCCATGCTGCCGCGCTCCATCCCCAGCGTCCCCGGCGCCGACATCGCGGTCCGCTACCGCTCCGGCTCCCTCGGCCGGGACATCGGCGGCGACTGGTACGACGTGATCCCGCTGCCCGGCGGCCGCGTCGGGGCCGTCATCGGCGACGTGCAGGGCCACGACACCCACGCGGCGGCCGTCATGGGTCAGCTGCGCATCGTCCTGCGCGCCTACGCCGCCGAGGGCCACACCCCCGCCACGGTGATGGCCCGCGCCTCCGTCTTCCTCCACGAACTCGACACCGAGCGCTTCGCGACCTGCCTGTACGCGGAGGTCGACCTGTCCACCGGTGTGATGCAGGTCGTCCGGGCTGGCCACATCGACCCGCTCGTCCGCGACCCCGACGGCAGCTGCCGCAGACTGCAGGTCGAAGGGGGCCTGCCGCTCGGCCTGTCCGCCCTGTTCGGGCGCCTCGAATACCCGGTCAACACCCTCGAACTCGACCCCGGCCAGACCCTCCTCCTGTGCACCGACGGCCTGGTCGAACAGCCCGGGATCGACCTCGACGACGGCATGCAGACCCTGCGCGCGCTCATCTCCACCGGCCCCGACGACGTACGCGACCTCGCGGACCGGCTCATCGACGTGGCGGAGGAACGCGGCGGCGAGGACGATGTGGCGCTGCTCCTGATGCGGCGCCTCGGCCTCGACGCGCAGCGCTCCGGAGGCCGGCTCCAGCAGCACGTCGGGCCCGGCGACCCCGAGGCGCTCGCCGAGTCGCGGCACATGATCCGTGCGGCCGTGCGTGCCTGGGGGGCGCGGGAGAAGGCCGACGAGATCGAGCTCGTCGCCGACGAGCTGATCACCAACACCCTGATGCATACGGAGGGTTCCGCCATCGTGACCCTGCGCGTCCTCGCCGGGCCCGACCGGCGGCTGCGTGTGGAGGTCGAGGACGTGTCCAGTGCGTTGCCGCGGCGGCGGGAGGCGGGGGAGTCCGGGGTCTCCGGGCGGGGGCTGCTCCTGGTCGACCGGCTCGCGGACGTGTGGGGGGTGGAGGCCCGGGGCGGTGGCAAGTGCGTGTGGTGCGAGTTCCTGGTGCCCGACCGGGAGTGA
- a CDS encoding lipase maturation factor family protein: MEWFTAPEYWMSRLVLQKALAVIYLVAFLGAALQFRALIGERGMLPVSRFVARVPFRQAPSVFHLHYSDRFFAAWAWTGCAVSVALIAGLDGQLPLWGGMVLWLMPWVLYLSIVNVGQTWYSFGWESLLLETGFLAVFLGNDEVAPPIVVLFLLRWILFRVEFGAGLIKMRGDACWRKLTCLDHHHETQPMPGPLSWFFHHLPKPLHRVEVAANHFTQLVVPVLLFAPQPVATAAASLMILTQLWLILSGNFSWLNWITIVLAFSALELPGSAPDVPGAPLWYEVVVLAVAALLVTLSYHPVRNMISRRQIMNRSFDPLHLVNTYGAFGSVSRIRYEVVVEGTADAVPHDDSDWREYEFKGKPGDPRHWPRQFAPYHLRLDWMMWFAALSPAYAGTWFGVLVERLLENDRDTLRLLRRSPFPSDAPPRYVRARLFRYRYTTWRELRETGACWERTYVREFLPPTRLDVVAQRR, encoded by the coding sequence GTGGAGTGGTTCACAGCCCCCGAGTACTGGATGAGCCGGCTGGTCCTCCAGAAGGCTCTGGCCGTGATCTATCTCGTCGCGTTCCTGGGCGCGGCGCTGCAGTTCCGTGCGCTGATCGGCGAGCGCGGGATGCTTCCGGTGTCCCGGTTCGTGGCGCGGGTGCCGTTCCGGCAGGCGCCGAGCGTGTTCCATCTCCACTACTCCGACCGCTTCTTCGCGGCCTGGGCGTGGACCGGCTGCGCGGTGTCGGTGGCGCTCATCGCCGGGCTGGACGGTCAACTGCCGCTCTGGGGCGGCATGGTGCTCTGGCTGATGCCCTGGGTCCTGTATCTGTCGATCGTGAACGTCGGCCAGACCTGGTACTCCTTCGGCTGGGAGTCCCTGCTCCTGGAGACCGGCTTCCTCGCCGTCTTCCTGGGCAACGACGAGGTCGCCCCGCCGATCGTGGTGCTCTTCCTGCTGCGCTGGATCCTGTTCCGCGTCGAGTTCGGGGCGGGCCTGATCAAGATGCGCGGCGACGCGTGCTGGCGCAAGCTCACCTGCCTGGACCACCACCACGAGACCCAGCCGATGCCGGGCCCGCTGAGCTGGTTCTTCCACCATCTGCCGAAGCCGCTGCACCGGGTGGAGGTCGCCGCCAACCACTTCACCCAACTCGTCGTGCCCGTCCTGCTGTTCGCCCCCCAGCCCGTCGCCACGGCCGCCGCGTCGCTGATGATCCTCACTCAGCTGTGGCTGATCCTGTCCGGCAACTTCTCCTGGCTGAACTGGATCACGATCGTGCTGGCCTTCTCGGCTCTGGAGCTCCCCGGCTCGGCCCCGGACGTCCCGGGCGCCCCGCTCTGGTACGAGGTCGTGGTCCTCGCGGTCGCCGCGCTGCTCGTGACGCTGAGCTACCACCCGGTGCGCAACATGATCTCCCGCCGCCAGATCATGAACCGCTCCTTCGACCCACTCCACCTGGTGAACACCTACGGGGCGTTCGGCAGCGTCAGCCGTATCCGGTACGAGGTGGTGGTCGAGGGCACGGCCGACGCCGTACCCCACGATGACTCCGACTGGCGGGAGTACGAGTTCAAGGGCAAGCCCGGCGATCCACGGCACTGGCCGCGCCAGTTCGCCCCGTACCATCTGCGGCTCGACTGGATGATGTGGTTCGCCGCGCTCTCCCCCGCGTACGCCGGAACGTGGTTCGGCGTCCTGGTGGAGCGGCTCCTGGAGAACGACCGGGACACGTTGCGGCTCCTGCGCCGCTCCCCGTTCCCCTCGGACGCGCCGCCCCGGTACGTCCGCGCCCGTCTGTTCCGCTACCGATACACCACCTGGCGGGAGCTGCGGGAGACGGGCGCCTGCTGGGAGCGGACGTACGTAAGGGAGTTCCTGCCGCCGACACGGCTGGACGTGGTGGCTCAGAGGCGGTAG
- a CDS encoding amidohydrolase, with product MTVHTGAIDAHHHVWDLSVRDQDWITGPELAPIRRNFTMDDLAPEARAAGVTRTVLVQTVTVAEETPEFLALAEEHDLIGGVVGWTDLTRSGVADELARLRELPGGRYLKGVRHQVQGEPDPEWLLRPDVQRGLSAVAGAGLVYDLVVLPHQLPACVKAAAALPGLTFVLDHLGKPPIASGELEPWASDIRALAALPNTVCKLSGMVTETDRTQRRSAQARRREMLPYADTVLDAFGPGRLMFGSDWPVCTLATTYGGVALMADGLTPDLSGDDRTQVFEGTAKRVYRL from the coding sequence GTGACGGTACACACGGGCGCCATCGACGCCCACCACCACGTCTGGGACCTCTCCGTACGGGACCAGGACTGGATCACCGGCCCCGAACTGGCGCCCATCAGACGGAACTTCACTATGGACGACCTGGCGCCGGAGGCACGCGCCGCCGGGGTCACCCGGACCGTCCTCGTCCAGACGGTCACGGTGGCGGAGGAGACCCCGGAGTTCCTGGCCCTAGCGGAGGAGCACGACCTGATCGGCGGGGTCGTCGGCTGGACCGACCTCACCCGCTCTGGTGTCGCGGACGAGCTGGCCCGCCTGCGCGAGCTGCCGGGCGGCCGGTACCTGAAGGGCGTCCGCCACCAGGTCCAGGGCGAACCGGACCCCGAGTGGCTGCTGCGCCCGGATGTTCAGCGAGGACTGAGCGCGGTGGCGGGGGCCGGACTCGTGTACGACCTCGTGGTACTTCCCCATCAGCTCCCCGCCTGCGTCAAGGCGGCCGCGGCACTGCCAGGTCTCACCTTCGTCCTCGACCACCTGGGGAAGCCGCCCATCGCCTCGGGCGAACTGGAGCCATGGGCCTCCGACATCAGGGCGCTCGCCGCCCTGCCGAACACGGTGTGCAAGCTGTCGGGGATGGTGACGGAGACGGACCGGACGCAGCGGCGGTCGGCGCAGGCGCGGCGGCGGGAGATGCTGCCCTACGCGGACACCGTGCTGGACGCCTTCGGCCCGGGACGCCTCATGTTCGGCTCCGACTGGCCGGTCTGCACGCTGGCGACGACGTACGGCGGAGTCGCGCTCATGGCCGACGGTCTCACGCCGGACCTGAGCGGCGACGACCGCACACAGGTCTTCGAGGGCACCGCCAAGCGCGTCTACCGCCTCTGA
- a CDS encoding L-rhamnose mutarotase yields the protein MRVALHTKVRADRVTAYETAHREVPKDLTDAIRAAGATSWTIWRSGTDLFHVLECEDYPRLLLELEKVPINIAWQARMADLLDVVHDYSSEGSEAELPVVWELP from the coding sequence ATGAGAGTGGCCCTGCACACCAAGGTCCGCGCCGACCGCGTCACCGCGTACGAGACCGCCCACCGCGAGGTTCCCAAGGACCTCACGGACGCGATCCGTGCCGCCGGAGCCACCTCCTGGACGATCTGGCGCAGCGGCACCGACCTCTTCCATGTCCTGGAGTGCGAGGACTACCCGCGACTCCTTCTCGAACTGGAGAAAGTGCCGATCAACATCGCCTGGCAGGCCCGGATGGCGGACCTGCTGGACGTCGTGCACGACTACTCGTCCGAGGGCTCGGAGGCGGAGCTGCCGGTCGTGTGGGAACTGCCGTGA
- a CDS encoding aldo/keto reductase: MGTPARSAALGRSGVHVTELAFGATGIAGLYRPVSEEQAYAALDAAWDAGIRYFDTAPHYGVGLSERRLGAMLRGRSGYTVSTKVGRLLEPFGGGGDDLDHGFAVPATHRRVWDFSADGVRRSLEESLERLGLDRVDVVYLHDPDDHASQAFGEAYPALERLRSEGVVGAIGAGMNQAEMLTRFVRDTDVDVVLCAGRYTLLDQRALAELLPSAEERGTSVVIGGAFNSGLLADPKPGATYNYTSASQEMLDQALRIKAVAERHGTTLRAAALAFPLAHPAVASVLVGTRSADQVHDIVRQFTAPVPAAFWQELRDTELLPADAPVPGESSSKAKEPS; encoded by the coding sequence ATGGGCACCCCGGCGCGGTCCGCAGCCCTGGGGCGGTCCGGCGTCCACGTCACCGAGCTGGCCTTCGGCGCCACGGGCATCGCCGGCCTCTACCGGCCGGTGAGCGAGGAGCAGGCGTACGCCGCCCTGGACGCCGCCTGGGACGCGGGGATCCGCTACTTCGACACGGCACCGCACTACGGGGTCGGCCTGTCCGAGCGGCGCCTCGGAGCGATGCTGCGCGGCCGGTCCGGGTACACGGTCTCCACCAAGGTGGGGCGCCTTCTGGAGCCCTTCGGCGGAGGAGGCGACGACCTCGATCACGGCTTCGCCGTGCCCGCCACCCACCGCCGTGTCTGGGACTTCAGTGCCGACGGCGTACGCCGCAGCCTGGAGGAGAGCCTGGAACGGCTCGGACTGGACCGGGTCGACGTCGTCTATCTGCACGACCCGGACGACCATGCCTCCCAGGCCTTCGGCGAGGCCTACCCCGCGCTGGAAAGGCTGCGATCCGAAGGAGTGGTCGGCGCGATCGGCGCCGGCATGAACCAGGCCGAGATGCTCACGCGCTTCGTCCGCGACACCGACGTCGACGTGGTGCTGTGCGCGGGCCGCTACACGCTCCTCGACCAGCGGGCCCTCGCCGAACTGTTGCCGTCCGCCGAGGAACGCGGCACGTCCGTCGTCATCGGCGGCGCCTTCAACTCCGGTCTCCTGGCCGACCCGAAGCCGGGAGCGACGTACAACTACACGTCCGCGTCCCAGGAGATGCTGGACCAGGCCCTGCGGATCAAGGCTGTCGCCGAACGCCATGGCACCACCCTGCGCGCCGCCGCCCTCGCCTTCCCGCTCGCTCACCCGGCCGTCGCGAGCGTCCTCGTCGGCACCCGCTCGGCGGACCAGGTCCACGACATCGTCAGGCAGTTCACGGCCCCCGTGCCCGCGGCCTTCTGGCAGGAACTGCGGGACACGGAGCTGCTGCCGGCCGACGCCCCCGTACCAGGCGAGAGCTCGTCGAAGGCGAAGGAGCCGTCATGA
- a CDS encoding SDR family NAD(P)-dependent oxidoreductase — protein MSDFEGLKALVTGGASGIGRATAELLASRGAQVAVLDLDPTSVEKPLLGYQADVTDDESVRRAVAAAAADLGGLDVLINNAGIGAQGTVEDNDDEVWHRVLDVNVVGMVRTARAALPHLRKSSHATIVNTCSIAATAGLPQRALYSASKGAVLSLTLAMAADHVREGIRVNCVNPGTVDTPWVGRLLDAATDPTAERAALEARQPTGRLVSASEVAGAVAYLASPLSGATTGTALAVDGGMQGLRLRPVGS, from the coding sequence ATGAGCGACTTCGAGGGTCTCAAGGCCCTGGTGACGGGCGGGGCCTCCGGCATCGGCCGGGCCACCGCGGAACTCCTCGCCTCCCGCGGCGCCCAGGTCGCCGTCCTCGACCTGGACCCCACGAGCGTGGAGAAGCCCCTGCTCGGCTACCAGGCCGACGTCACCGACGACGAGTCCGTACGCCGGGCCGTCGCCGCCGCGGCCGCCGACCTGGGCGGCCTCGACGTGCTGATCAACAACGCGGGCATCGGCGCGCAGGGCACCGTCGAGGACAACGACGACGAGGTCTGGCACCGCGTGCTGGACGTCAACGTCGTCGGCATGGTCCGCACCGCCCGTGCTGCCCTGCCGCACCTGCGGAAGTCCTCGCACGCGACCATCGTGAACACCTGCTCCATCGCGGCCACCGCGGGCCTCCCGCAGCGCGCCCTGTACTCCGCGTCCAAGGGCGCCGTCCTGTCGCTGACCCTCGCCATGGCCGCCGACCACGTCCGCGAGGGCATCCGCGTCAACTGCGTGAACCCCGGCACCGTCGACACCCCCTGGGTCGGCCGCCTCCTCGACGCCGCGACGGACCCCACCGCCGAACGGGCCGCCCTGGAGGCCCGCCAGCCCACCGGCCGCCTCGTCTCGGCGTCCGAAGTCGCGGGCGCCGTCGCCTACTTGGCGAGCCCGCTGTCCGGCGCCACCACCGGCACCGCGCTCGCCGTGGACGGCGGGATGCAGGGGCTGCGACTGCGTCCGGTGGGGTCCTGA
- a CDS encoding L-fuconate dehydratase: MSSSAARITAVDTYDIRFPTSRELDGSDAMNPDPDYSAAYVVLRTDSDDTADGLEGHGFTFTIGRGNDVQVAAIEALRPYILGRPVDELCADPGTLSRDLTGDSQLRWLGPEKGVMHMAIGAVVNAAWDLAAKRAGKPLWQLLADATPEWLVAQVDFRYIADVLTPEEALRLLSEGREGATERTALLKERGFPGYTTSPGWLGYSDEKLTRLARQAVADGFTQIKLKVGADLADDVRRCRVARSVVGPDIRIAIDANQRWNVDEAIEWTQALAEFDPYWIEEPTSPDDVLGHAAIRKAIAPVKVATGEHVQNRIIFKQLLQAGAIDVLQIDAARVGGVNENLAILLLAAKFGVPVCPHAGGVGLCELVQHLSMFDYVALSGTTEDRVIEYVDHLHAHFLDPVVIGEGHYMAPTSPGFSATMRPESIAEFTFPGGTFWAADLDRQKGQAA, encoded by the coding sequence GTGTCCTCATCTGCCGCCCGCATCACCGCGGTTGACACCTACGACATCCGCTTCCCCACCTCGCGTGAGCTCGACGGCTCCGACGCGATGAATCCGGACCCGGACTACTCGGCCGCGTACGTCGTGCTGCGTACGGACAGCGACGACACGGCCGACGGTCTTGAGGGGCACGGGTTCACCTTCACCATCGGGCGGGGCAACGATGTCCAGGTCGCCGCGATCGAGGCGCTGCGCCCGTATATCCTGGGCCGGCCGGTGGACGAACTGTGCGCGGACCCCGGGACGTTGAGCCGGGATCTGACGGGAGACAGCCAACTGCGCTGGCTCGGGCCCGAGAAGGGCGTGATGCACATGGCGATCGGCGCCGTCGTCAACGCGGCCTGGGACCTGGCCGCCAAGCGCGCCGGCAAGCCGCTCTGGCAGCTGCTCGCCGACGCCACGCCCGAATGGCTCGTGGCCCAGGTCGACTTCCGCTACATCGCGGACGTCCTCACCCCCGAGGAGGCCCTCCGTCTGCTGAGCGAGGGCCGGGAGGGCGCGACGGAACGCACCGCGCTGCTGAAGGAGCGCGGCTTCCCGGGCTACACCACTTCGCCCGGCTGGCTCGGCTACTCCGACGAGAAGCTGACCCGGCTGGCCCGCCAGGCCGTCGCCGACGGCTTCACCCAGATCAAGCTGAAGGTCGGCGCGGACCTCGCCGACGACGTACGCCGCTGCCGGGTGGCCCGCTCCGTCGTGGGCCCCGACATCCGCATCGCCATCGACGCCAACCAGCGCTGGAACGTCGACGAGGCCATCGAGTGGACCCAGGCACTCGCCGAGTTCGACCCGTACTGGATCGAGGAGCCCACCAGCCCCGACGACGTCCTCGGCCACGCCGCGATCCGCAAGGCGATCGCCCCGGTCAAGGTCGCCACCGGCGAGCACGTACAGAACCGGATCATCTTCAAGCAGCTGCTCCAGGCGGGCGCCATCGACGTCCTCCAGATCGACGCCGCCCGCGTCGGCGGCGTCAACGAGAACCTCGCGATCCTGCTCCTCGCCGCCAAGTTCGGCGTCCCCGTCTGCCCGCACGCGGGCGGCGTCGGCCTGTGCGAACTCGTCCAGCACCTCTCGATGTTCGACTACGTGGCACTGTCCGGCACGACCGAGGACCGGGTGATCGAATACGTGGATCATCTGCACGCCCACTTCCTCGACCCCGTGGTGATCGGAGAAGGTCACTACATGGCACCCACCTCACCGGGCTTCTCGGCGACCATGCGGCCGGAGTCCATCGCGGAGTTCACGTTCCCCGGCGGCACCTTCTGGGCCGCCGACCTCGACCGACAGAAGGGGCAGGCGGCATGA
- a CDS encoding ABC transporter permease, producing the protein MADTKAPSASASTSVRPPDAHAAKTVLLRRARELALVPALFVVMVIGTIVNDAFLTENNLISILGSSAALAMVVLAEALVLITGKFDLSLESVVGIAPAVGALLVLPAAKSGFGTDLPTWLAMVAILLVGAAIGAFNGFLVVKLKLNAFIVTLAMLIILRGVLVGATEGKTLFDMPDAFFSMATTTFLHVPISVWLAAVAFAVAGVILRYHRVGRALYAIGGNPEAARAAGIRVDRVMLGVFITAGLLAAVGGIMKTGYVGAISANQGQNMIFTVFAAAVIGGISLDGGKGTMFGALTGVLLLGVVDNVLTQAQVQAHWIQAIYGGIILVALMIARVTTGRAQD; encoded by the coding sequence ATGGCTGACACGAAGGCCCCGTCGGCCTCGGCCTCCACCTCTGTACGGCCGCCCGACGCACACGCCGCAAAGACGGTGCTGCTGCGTCGGGCTCGCGAACTCGCGCTTGTACCGGCACTGTTCGTGGTGATGGTGATCGGGACGATCGTCAACGACGCATTCCTCACCGAGAATAATCTGATCTCGATCCTCGGGTCCTCGGCAGCCCTGGCGATGGTGGTCCTGGCCGAGGCGCTGGTACTCATCACGGGCAAGTTCGACCTGTCCCTGGAGTCGGTGGTCGGCATCGCGCCCGCGGTGGGCGCGCTGCTGGTTCTACCGGCGGCCAAGTCGGGTTTCGGTACCGATCTGCCCACATGGCTCGCAATGGTGGCCATTCTGCTGGTCGGTGCGGCCATCGGGGCCTTCAACGGCTTCCTTGTGGTGAAGCTGAAGCTCAACGCGTTCATCGTCACCCTTGCGATGCTGATCATCCTGCGTGGCGTCCTGGTCGGCGCGACCGAGGGCAAGACACTCTTCGACATGCCGGACGCCTTCTTCTCCATGGCCACCACCACGTTCCTGCACGTGCCGATCTCCGTATGGCTGGCAGCGGTGGCCTTCGCCGTCGCGGGCGTCATACTTCGCTACCACCGTGTGGGTCGCGCTCTTTACGCCATCGGCGGCAATCCCGAAGCGGCCCGCGCGGCCGGTATCCGCGTCGACCGCGTGATGCTCGGGGTGTTCATCACGGCGGGCCTCCTGGCGGCGGTCGGCGGCATCATGAAGACCGGCTATGTCGGCGCCATCAGCGCCAACCAGGGCCAGAACATGATCTTCACCGTGTTCGCGGCCGCTGTGATCGGCGGCATCAGCCTGGACGGCGGAAAGGGGACCATGTTCGGCGCACTGACCGGCGTACTGCTGCTCGGTGTTGTCGACAACGTGCTCACCCAAGCCCAGGTTCAGGCTCACTGGATCCAGGCCATCTACGGCGGAATCATCCTGGTTGCCCTGATGATCGCCCGAGTTACGACGGGCCGCGCCCAGGACTGA
- a CDS encoding sugar ABC transporter ATP-binding protein, producing MSTPLVEARGIAKRYGPTVALADGRLTVHAGESHALVGRNGAGKSTLVTVLTGLQAPDEGTVSFDGEPAPALTDRDAWRRKVACVYQKPTVVPELTVAENLFINRQPQGRGGFISWRRLKTEAAEVLDTWDVRVDPEARTADLKVEDRQMVEIARALSFGARFIVLDEPTAQLDNREIERLFTRMRALQESGVTFLFISHHLQEVYEVCQTVTVLRDARWITTAPVSELPRAALVEAMAGESIAAVEEKAARGDVDAGAPVVLEAHGLTSESYEGIDLTVRGGEVVGLAGSSGSGKIELAESFAGLHTPTGGTAQLEGRQLPFGDVTAALRAGVGCVPRDRHGQGLVFGMTVGDNATMSVLERLGRYGFVGTERRRGFADELIDRLDIHTEGPDQPVSDLSGGNAQKVVMARALASEPRLLVLINPTAGVDVKSKESLLSRMDSARDDGTAVLVVSDELDDLRRCDRVLVLFHGRVVAEHPAGWRDHELIASIEGVDHHG from the coding sequence ATGAGCACACCACTCGTTGAGGCGCGGGGGATAGCCAAGCGGTACGGCCCCACCGTCGCCCTCGCCGACGGCCGGCTGACCGTGCACGCCGGCGAGTCCCACGCCCTCGTCGGCCGCAACGGCGCGGGCAAGTCCACCCTCGTCACCGTCCTCACCGGCCTCCAGGCCCCCGACGAGGGCACGGTCAGCTTCGACGGCGAGCCCGCGCCCGCGCTCACCGACCGGGACGCCTGGCGGCGCAAGGTGGCCTGCGTCTACCAGAAGCCCACCGTCGTCCCCGAGCTGACGGTCGCCGAGAACCTCTTCATCAACCGCCAGCCGCAGGGCCGCGGCGGCTTCATCAGCTGGCGCAGGCTGAAGACCGAGGCCGCCGAGGTCCTCGACACCTGGGACGTCCGCGTCGACCCGGAGGCTCGGACCGCCGACCTCAAGGTCGAGGACCGCCAAATGGTGGAGATCGCCCGGGCGTTGAGCTTCGGCGCCCGGTTCATCGTCCTCGACGAACCGACCGCCCAGCTCGACAACCGGGAGATCGAGCGCCTCTTCACCCGCATGCGCGCGCTCCAGGAGTCCGGCGTCACGTTCCTGTTCATCTCGCACCACCTCCAGGAGGTGTACGAGGTGTGCCAGACCGTGACGGTCCTGCGCGACGCCCGCTGGATCACCACCGCCCCGGTTTCCGAGCTGCCGCGGGCGGCCCTGGTAGAGGCCATGGCGGGGGAGTCCATCGCCGCCGTGGAGGAGAAGGCCGCCCGTGGCGACGTGGACGCCGGCGCGCCCGTCGTCCTCGAAGCGCACGGGCTCACCTCGGAGTCGTACGAGGGCATCGACCTCACCGTGCGCGGTGGTGAGGTCGTCGGCCTCGCCGGATCGAGCGGCAGCGGCAAGATCGAGCTGGCCGAGTCCTTCGCGGGACTGCACACGCCGACCGGTGGCACGGCCCAACTGGAGGGCAGGCAGCTGCCGTTCGGCGATGTGACGGCCGCCCTGCGTGCGGGGGTCGGCTGTGTCCCGCGCGACCGGCACGGGCAGGGTCTCGTCTTCGGCATGACCGTCGGCGACAACGCCACGATGAGCGTCCTGGAGCGCCTCGGCCGGTACGGATTCGTCGGCACCGAGCGCAGAAGGGGCTTCGCCGACGAGCTGATCGACCGCCTCGACATCCACACCGAGGGGCCCGACCAGCCCGTGTCCGACCTCTCGGGCGGCAACGCGCAGAAGGTCGTCATGGCCCGGGCCCTCGCCTCCGAGCCCCGGCTGCTGGTCCTGATCAACCCCACCGCCGGCGTCGACGTGAAGTCCAAGGAGTCCCTGCTCTCACGCATGGACTCGGCCCGTGACGACGGAACCGCCGTCCTCGTCGTCTCCGACGAACTCGACGACCTGCGCCGCTGCGACCGCGTCCTCGTCCTCTTCCACGGCCGCGTCGTCGCCGAGCACCCGGCGGGCTGGCGCGACCACGAGCTGATCGCCTCCATCGAAGGAGTGGACCACCATGGCTGA